Proteins encoded in a region of the Triticum dicoccoides isolate Atlit2015 ecotype Zavitan chromosome 3A, WEW_v2.0, whole genome shotgun sequence genome:
- the LOC119271950 gene encoding aspartate and glycine-rich protein-like produces MTTSFELPTVIISLPTSHFSNCLRVDTSGDVIYCHYLDHAPGNGNNGGDNANGNNLQGAGGDNANVNNPQGAGGNNANVNNPEGAEDDDDDANGNNPQGAGGNNANVNNLQGAGGDNANVNNPQGAGGNNANVNNPQGADDDDDANGNNPQGAGGNNANVNNPHGAEDDDDDDSDDDEDDDDNDKDDGDDNDDDDDEDDANPQGVHGNNLQEDDDLHGDDVADDTVNRGEADGEGQPPPGEIWIGIPEGVKVENDTDDDFEDSGNFDATDTDTFYDAVGDDLMKDNMPKLVTPEHKVPQTVSFTPRSKKPSERSSSHRSNGEVKKSNDRTKKGINLADKKPMRNAPAIVAPGGSWCLPRTQRKRQVEDGVQTH; encoded by the exons ATGACAACTTCTTTCGAGCTCCCAACGGTAATAATCTCTTTGCCAACTTCACATTTCTCAAATTGTTTGAGAGTTGATACTAGTGGTGATGTGATCTATTGTCATTATTTAGATCATGCTCCTGGGAATGGCAACAATGGTGGCGACAATGCCAATGGCAATAATCTGCAAGGAGCTGGTGGCGACAATGCCAATGTCAACAATCCGCAAGGTGCTGGTGGCAACAATGCCAATGTCAACAACCCAGAaggggctgaggatgatgatgatgatgccaatGGCAACAATCCTCAAGGTGCTGGTGGCAACAATGCCAATGTCAACAATCTACAAGGAGCTGGTGGCGACAATGCCAATGTCAACAATCCGCAAGGTGCTGGTGGCAACAATGCCAATGTCAACAACCCACAAggagctgatgatgatgatgatgccaatGGCAACAATCCTCAAGGTGCTGGTGGCAACAATGCCAATGTCAACAATCCACACGGagctgaagatgatgatgatgatgatagtgatgatgatgaggatgatgatgataacGATAAGGATGAtggtgatgacaatgatgatgatgatgatgaggatgatgccaATCCACAAGGAGTTCATGGCAACAATCTGCAGGAAGATGATGATCTACACGGAGATGATGTTGCTGATGACACTGTGAACAGGGGAGAAGCTGATGGTGAGGGACAGCCACCACCTGGAGAGA TTTGGATTGGTATTCCCGAAGGGGTGAAAGTTGAGAATGATACAGATGATGACTTCGAAGATTCTGGAAATTTT GATGCTACTGACACAGATACCTTTTACGACGCTGTTGGAGATGACCTGATGAAAGATAACAT GCCAAAACTTGTTACTCCTGAACACAAAGTTCCTCAAACTGTATCCTTCACCCCAAGATCT AAGAAGCCCTCAGAGCGAAGCTCATCTCACAGGTCCAATGGAGAAGTAAAGAAGTCAAATGATCGAACTAAAAAAGG AATCAACCTAGCTGACAAAAAACCAATGAGG
- the LOC119267158 gene encoding uncharacterized protein LOC119267158 yields MEITLPLLRLFWSGDQPHDPSHHQHPVLENAVLSAAAGGSVILLFLPLVVWFCTKSMERTLRVVSTSSMWAAVLNSMVWVFFTMVVMDKEDCMELVLAYPIVLASNFIYLMIVYGFINSFKMAALSSLVTLSLGYVFYAIRFHPDIPESWEMLGLLALCSLGWSHACLICDIRLIAGLLHYVIYCINVVLSTALNGATFYVIAKNHPDQQFVVYSSLMGFVLGFVEVMILIKKTC; encoded by the exons ATGGAGATCACGCTTCCGCTTCTGCGGTTGTTCTGGTCTGGAGACCAGCCGCATGACCCGTCGCATCACCAGCACCCG GTCCTGGAGAACGCTGTACTTTCAGCAGCAGCTGGAGGATCTGTGATCCTTCTATTTTTGCCTCTCGTTGTCTGGTTTTGTACCAAATCTATGGAGAGAACTCTCAGGGTGGTGAGTACATCTTCCATGTGGGCTGCAGTTCTCAACAGTATGGTCTGGGTCTTCTTTACCATGGTCGTGATGGATAAGGAGGACTGCATGGAGCTTGTGCTCGCATATCCGATCGTCCTAGCTTCCAACTTCATATACCTGATGATCGTCTATGGATTTATCAACAGCTTTAAAATG GCAGCACTGAGTAGCCTTGTCACTTTATCACTGGGTTATGTTTTCTATGCGATACGATTTCATCCTGATATTCCTGAGAGCTGGGAGATGCTTGGCTTGCTTGCGCTATGTTCCCTGGGATGGTCACATGCATGTTTAATCTGTGACATTCGT CTCATAGCAGGACTGCTCCATTATGTGATTTATTGTATAAATGTTGTCCTCAGCACCGCCTTAAATGGAGCGACCTTTTATGTCATTGCCAAAAACCACCCAGATCAGCAATTTGTTGTA TATTCGTCACTGATGGGGTTTGTGCTCGGCTTCGTGGAAGTCATGATTCTGATAAAAAAAACTTGTTGA